The following coding sequences are from one Hippopotamus amphibius kiboko isolate mHipAmp2 chromosome 9, mHipAmp2.hap2, whole genome shotgun sequence window:
- the LOC130860652 gene encoding olfactory receptor 8B3-like: protein MVSGNGSFVTEFLLLGLTDKPDLQLPLFLLFLGMYMVTVLGNLGLIILIVLNSHLHTPMYFFLFNLSFIDFCYSSVFTPKMLVNFISKKNVISYMGCMTQLYLLSFFCASEIYVLTSMAYDRYVAICTPLLYNVTMSSKMCSSLMFCSYMMAFINAMAFTGCMLRLNFCDANTINHYLCDIHPLLQLSCTSTYINELVVFIMSGINVIVPSLTIFVSYGFIISSILHISSTQGRSKAFSTCSSHIIAVSLFFGSGAFVYLKPSSTVSMDEGKISSVFYTNTVPLLNPLIYSLRNKDVKLALRRTLSRR, encoded by the coding sequence ATGGTTTCTGGAAATGGTTCTTTTGTGACTGAATTCCTActtttgggattaacagacaaaCCAGATCTCCAACTCCCCCTGTTCTTATTGTTCCTAGGAATGTATATGGTCACCGTGTTGGGAAATTTGGGCTTGATAATCCTAATTGTGTTGAATTCACACCtacacacccccatgtactttttcttgtttaatctGTCCTTCATAGATTTCTGTTATTCTTCTGTGTTTACACCCAAAATGCTGGTTAATTTCATATCAAAGAAGAATGTTATTTCTTACATGGGGTGCATGACCCAACTTTActtattgagttttttttgtgCTTCTGAAATCTATGTTTTAACATCAatggcctatgatcgctatgtggccatctgtaccCCGCTTTTGTATAATGTTACCATGTCTTCTAAAATGTGTTCCAGCCTTATGTTTTGTTCATACATGATGGCATTTATTAATGCCATGGCCTTTACTGGATGCATGCTGAGACTGAACTTCTGTGATGCAAATACCATCAACCATTATTTGTGTGACATCCACCCTCTGCTCCAGCTCTCCTGCACAAGTACCTACATCAATGAGCTGGTAGTTTTTATCATGTCAGGCATCAATGTCATTGTGCCCAGTCTCACCATCTTTGTCTCTTACGGTTTCATCATCTCCAGCATCCTCCACATCAGCTCCACACAGGGCAGGTCGAAAGCCTTCAGCACCTGCAGTTCCCACATAATTGctgtttctctgttctttggatCAGGTGCATTTGTGTATCTCAAACCATCTTCTACTGTGTCTATGGATGAGGGGAAAATCTCTTCTGTCTTTTACACCAATACTGTTCCCTTGCTGAACCCCTTAATTTACAGCTTGAGGAACAAAGATGTTAAACTTGCTCTGAGAAGAACCCTGAGTAGGAGATAG